From Carnobacterium alterfunditum DSM 5972:
CAGTTGCAGTTTCAGCTTTACCTATGGATGCTTTGGTGCAAATTGATGCACTTGTTTCACACGGTGAAGGTACAATTCCAAATGCACCACAATCAGGTGATCTTATAAAACTTACAAATAATACGGCAAATGCGCCAGTAAGTTCACTATCTACACAAGCTGTGGCTTTTTCACATTACAACAATCTTTCAGCTCAATTACCTATCGATCCAAAATCTGGCAGAGTAGTAGTTGGTGGTGTAAAGGAACAAACTGGACAGTGCTTAAAAAATATCAAGGCAATTTTAGAAAGTATTGACGTTCCTTTTGATGATATTGTTAAAATCAATATCTATCTTAAAGACTTCGCGGATGTTGAAGCTGTAAATGAAGTGTATACAACATTTTTCCCAGACTCAGCTATTGCTAGGGCCGTAGCCTATGTTCCTGCGCGGACAATGATTGCAGCTGCAGCATTGCCTATGGATGCCTTGGTACAAATTGAAGCAGTAGTGTCACACGGAGATGGTACACCTCCACAAGTTGTTGAAGACAGACATGGACTTATCTTAGAAGCAAACAATACAAAAAATGCACCAAAAAGTTCTCTATCTACACAAACGGTAGCTTTTTCTCATTACAATCATCTTTCAGCTCAATTACCTATCGATTCAAAATCCGGTAAATTGGTAGCGGGTGGTGTAAAAGAGCAGGCTGAACAGTGCTTAAAAAATATCAAGGCAATTATAGAAAGTGTCGATCACACGATGGATGATGTTGTTAAAGTAAATATATTCCTTAAAAACATCACAGATATCGATGCTGTAAACGAAACTTACACAACATTCTTCCCAGGCGGAGTTCCTGCGCGAAGTATAGTTGGTGTATCAGCTTTACCAGAAAATGCTCTGATCCAAATAGATGCCGTTGTATCCAATGCTGAAGGAACACCTCCAAAAGCATAGCAAGTATCTAGTTGTAAAAACAGGAACGATCAACGTTATTTGTTAATGACGACGGTGAATGCGAAATCGTATATCCTAATCGTAGAAAGGGATTATTTTCATTTTTAACATCCCAGAAGAAAAGCATCAAGATTTTAGCCGATCACGGCAGAAATCTTGATGCTTTTTTTAGTTTCCGATTACAGCCAAAAAACTGGATCATCTTACGAGCGATTATTCGCTTTTTCAAGTTAATTTTTTTGAGGAAAGGTACTGTTTCACTTTTTCTTTTG
This genomic window contains:
- a CDS encoding RidA family protein, whose translation is MGDYNAVAARNTENAPKNIGPYSQTVAYSHYNNLSAQLPIDPKSGKLVAGGVKEQAEQCFKNIKAIVNSIDHVMSDVVRLTVFVKNIKDIDAIDEVYKTFFSTYVPTRTTVAVSALPMDALVQIDALVSHGEGTIPNAPQSGDLIKLTNNTANAPVSSLSTQAVAFSHYNNLSAQLPIDPKSGRVVVGGVKEQTGQCLKNIKAILESIDVPFDDIVKINIYLKDFADVEAVNEVYTTFFPDSAIARAVAYVPARTMIAAAALPMDALVQIEAVVSHGDGTPPQVVEDRHGLILEANNTKNAPKSSLSTQTVAFSHYNHLSAQLPIDSKSGKLVAGGVKEQAEQCLKNIKAIIESVDHTMDDVVKVNIFLKNITDIDAVNETYTTFFPGGVPARSIVGVSALPENALIQIDAVVSNAEGTPPKA